From a region of the Paenibacillus segetis genome:
- a CDS encoding pentapeptide repeat-containing protein, producing MFENQEFIESLQDKNRLTLRADCENCFGLCCVALPFQASVDFAIDKDAGQPCGNLQGNFRCGIHTKLRDQGFRGCTVYDCFGAGQKLSQVTYDGQDWRQAPDSAKQMFEVFPTMWQLQELLWYLTEALTLQATESIHSELIAALEETERLTLLSPDALRVLDVAAHRAEVNVWLLRTSELVREEARRQHKNISGRQKSYGRGADLIGAKLKGADLRGANLRGAYLIAADLRGADLRMADLIGADLRDTDLRGADLSNCLFLTQSQINAAKGDGNTKFPKSLSRPEHWS from the coding sequence ATGTTTGAGAACCAAGAATTTATAGAGTCTTTACAAGATAAGAATCGTCTCACTTTACGTGCTGACTGTGAGAACTGCTTCGGATTGTGCTGTGTAGCATTGCCCTTCCAGGCTTCAGTAGACTTTGCAATCGATAAAGACGCTGGACAGCCCTGCGGTAACCTGCAAGGCAACTTCCGTTGCGGTATTCATACAAAGCTTAGGGATCAAGGTTTTCGAGGCTGTACCGTTTATGATTGCTTTGGTGCTGGGCAAAAGCTATCCCAAGTCACCTATGATGGACAAGATTGGAGGCAAGCTCCAGATTCTGCGAAGCAAATGTTTGAAGTGTTCCCGACCATGTGGCAGCTTCAAGAACTGCTCTGGTATCTGACCGAGGCGCTAACATTGCAAGCAACTGAGTCGATCCACAGTGAGCTAATCGCCGCGCTTGAAGAGACGGAGCGCCTCACGCTCCTTAGTCCCGATGCTCTTCGGGTATTGGATGTGGCAGCTCACCGAGCTGAAGTTAACGTCTGGCTTCTTCGGACAAGCGAACTGGTTCGAGAAGAAGCCCGTCGTCAGCATAAGAACATCTCAGGACGTCAGAAGTCCTACGGCCGAGGTGCCGATCTGATCGGGGCAAAACTGAAGGGCGCCGACCTTAGGGGGGCGAACTTACGAGGGGCATATCTTATTGCCGCTGATCTCAGAGGAGCAGATCTTAGGATGGCTGACCTGATCGGTGCTGATTTACGCGACACAGACCTAAGAGGTGCCGATCTCTCAAACTGTTTATTTCTCACACAATCCCAGATCAACGCGGCAAAGGGTGATGGGAATACCAAGTTTCCAAAGTCGCTCTCTCGCCCAGAACACTGGTCATGA
- a CDS encoding DUF3889 domain-containing protein, translated as MRKVMLFLIALFIASTVTVGAAPDYVKWGALAVKETQKRYQAEIVDYKHIGRTDLTAQKSEEQFKLWLRSKEGKEFGVFVYIEFDPSNDKVQSVRFVESDR; from the coding sequence ATGAGAAAAGTGATGCTTTTCTTGATAGCTCTGTTCATAGCCTCAACCGTAACCGTGGGAGCCGCCCCTGATTACGTAAAATGGGGTGCTCTTGCAGTGAAAGAAACTCAAAAACGTTATCAAGCTGAGATCGTCGATTATAAGCACATTGGCCGTACTGACTTGACCGCACAAAAATCTGAAGAGCAATTCAAACTATGGCTTAGAAGTAAAGAGGGCAAGGAGTTTGGCGTATTTGTCTATATTGAATTTGATCCATCTAACGATAAGGTCCAAAGCGTTCGATTCGTAGAAAGTGATCGATAG
- a CDS encoding NUDIX hydrolase yields MAAIIDKIALIHIVNGQLLCARSKGKDIFYIPGGKREPGETDSETLVREVEEELSVQIKSESISYFGTFEAGAHGKSEGVLVKMTCYFADFEGELNPASEIAELAWLNYSVRDDLSPASQLIFDKLHEMGLLS; encoded by the coding sequence ATGGCAGCCATAATCGATAAAATTGCATTGATTCACATTGTTAATGGTCAATTATTATGCGCTCGTTCCAAAGGTAAGGATATTTTTTATATACCTGGAGGCAAAAGGGAGCCTGGTGAAACGGATAGCGAGACGCTTGTGAGAGAAGTAGAGGAAGAATTATCGGTTCAGATCAAGTCAGAATCCATCTCGTATTTTGGAACATTCGAAGCTGGGGCTCATGGTAAATCGGAAGGTGTTTTAGTAAAAATGACTTGTTATTTCGCTGATTTTGAAGGGGAACTGAACCCAGCTTCTGAAATCGCAGAACTGGCTTGGTTAAACTATAGTGTTCGAGACGATCTATCTCCAGCTAGCCAACTCATTTTTGACAAATTACATGAGATGGGCCTACTCTCGTAA
- a CDS encoding DMT family transporter: protein MILGLFLACIAGSLVGIQNIFNNKVNVHAGSWSTTTLVLGLGFIASLTLGLIFEGKGMFALHNMQPWFWFSGLIGVGVVVCIVNGIKLLGPTYAISISLTAQLGCALLWDSLGWLGVEKVPFTLNKLVGVLVIIGGVIVFKFGGARKAKPSSKKVSKAIV, encoded by the coding sequence ATGATTCTTGGTCTGTTCTTAGCGTGTATTGCGGGCTCTTTGGTCGGCATTCAAAATATTTTCAACAATAAAGTAAATGTACATGCAGGTTCTTGGTCAACAACGACCTTAGTGCTGGGTTTGGGATTTATTGCCTCACTGACGCTTGGCCTCATCTTTGAAGGTAAAGGAATGTTTGCCTTACACAATATGCAACCCTGGTTCTGGTTCAGTGGATTGATTGGAGTAGGGGTAGTAGTTTGTATTGTCAATGGGATTAAATTATTAGGTCCTACGTATGCGATTTCTATCTCCCTAACAGCACAGCTCGGATGCGCTTTGTTGTGGGACTCCTTAGGTTGGTTAGGTGTAGAAAAGGTTCCATTTACATTGAACAAGTTGGTTGGTGTGTTGGTTATCATCGGAGGCGTCATTGTATTTAAATTTGGTGGTGCCCGTAAGGCCAAACCTTCATCGAAGAAGGTATCTAAAGCTATCGTCTAA
- a CDS encoding Crp/Fnr family transcriptional regulator — MKEIHDRKLLHSYLQSHQLEPTFNEPIIPHLALYSFDQGELICSQGEPSDQLYVLVKGKLKIYNQSAEGRRLVVSFKTPLEVIGDIEYIQGIDIINTVEAVSPVYMIGVHYRWLRQYSSDYAPLLNFLLDIITRKFLIKSNSFSLNLMHPVEVRLASYILSVTYDETNILFRGQLSTSSLTDVSNLIGTSYRHLNRVIQKLCAEGLIERTKEFILVKNKEGLSALANHHIYK; from the coding sequence ATGAAGGAAATTCATGATCGTAAGTTGCTACATTCTTATTTACAATCGCATCAACTTGAGCCCACTTTTAATGAACCAATAATTCCACATTTGGCGTTGTACAGCTTCGATCAAGGAGAACTCATTTGTTCCCAAGGTGAACCTTCAGATCAGCTTTATGTACTAGTAAAGGGGAAATTAAAGATCTATAACCAATCTGCTGAAGGCAGAAGACTCGTGGTTTCATTTAAGACGCCGCTTGAAGTGATTGGAGACATTGAATATATACAGGGAATCGATATAATCAATACAGTTGAGGCGGTATCGCCGGTTTATATGATTGGTGTTCATTATCGGTGGTTGAGACAATACAGCAGTGACTATGCCCCGCTATTGAATTTTTTATTGGATATCATTACTCGGAAATTTCTGATCAAATCCAATTCCTTTAGCCTCAATTTGATGCACCCTGTGGAAGTGAGATTAGCTAGTTATATACTATCGGTTACCTATGACGAGACGAATATCTTATTTAGAGGACAATTAAGTACATCAAGTCTTACGGATGTATCGAACTTAATTGGCACCAGCTATCGGCATCTGAATCGGGTCATCCAAAAACTATGTGCTGAAGGTCTAATTGAACGTACTAAGGAGTTCATCCTTGTTAAGAATAAGGAAGGGTTAAGTGCCTTGGCAAATCATCATATCTATAAATAA
- a CDS encoding DMT family transporter, producing MRGIILAFLGGAFITLQGVANARISQNIGTWQAAALTQFTGFVAAFLILMFVREKNWQGFKQVKPLYLAGGAFAAVIIFSNVTSIQHVGVTLTVSLVMISQLCITFLIDSKGWFGLVKQNMRLPQFIGIAMMIAGVVILKF from the coding sequence ATGAGAGGAATCATATTAGCGTTTTTAGGTGGAGCCTTTATTACGTTACAAGGTGTTGCGAATGCCAGAATTAGTCAAAATATCGGTACTTGGCAAGCAGCGGCACTTACCCAGTTCACCGGATTTGTAGCGGCATTTCTAATCTTGATGTTCGTGAGAGAGAAAAATTGGCAAGGATTTAAACAAGTGAAACCCTTGTATCTGGCTGGAGGCGCTTTTGCGGCGGTCATTATTTTCTCTAATGTTACATCCATTCAACATGTCGGCGTTACTTTAACCGTTTCCCTTGTAATGATTTCCCAGCTATGTATAACATTTTTAATAGATAGTAAAGGTTGGTTTGGCCTCGTGAAGCAAAATATGCGGCTACCGCAATTCATTGGGATTGCGATGATGATCGCTGGTGTAGTGATTTTAAAATTTTGA
- a CDS encoding HAD family hydrolase, whose amino-acid sequence MYNTFIYDVDGTLIDTELSIKKSLQKMLKVDYDRDIQMDQLDFVLGIPGTVALRQLGIHEMSIPMAEARWNYFVRDFKHSIKLFNGIQDVFNSISSREITQGLVTSRTYEEFNNDFVPFGLMSYLTHIVCADDTEKHKPNPEPLLKFMEKSGATPTSSIYIGDTIYDYECARDAGIDFGLALWGCKNHECIPAKYKFETPMEIINLL is encoded by the coding sequence ATGTATAACACTTTCATTTATGATGTGGATGGGACTCTGATCGATACAGAATTATCGATAAAAAAATCACTACAAAAGATGTTAAAAGTAGATTACGACAGAGACATTCAAATGGATCAGTTAGATTTTGTGCTAGGAATCCCTGGAACTGTTGCGCTACGGCAATTAGGTATACATGAAATGAGCATACCGATGGCAGAAGCTCGATGGAATTACTTTGTAAGAGACTTTAAACATTCGATCAAATTATTTAATGGTATCCAAGATGTTTTTAATAGCATTTCGAGCAGGGAGATCACTCAAGGACTAGTAACATCAAGGACCTATGAGGAGTTTAATAATGACTTTGTCCCCTTTGGTCTAATGAGCTATTTAACGCATATTGTATGCGCGGATGACACGGAGAAACACAAGCCGAATCCTGAACCGTTATTAAAATTTATGGAGAAGTCTGGAGCTACACCTACATCGTCTATTTATATAGGCGATACGATTTATGATTATGAGTGCGCACGAGACGCGGGAATTGATTTTGGGTTAGCACTTTGGGGCTGCAAGAATCACGAGTGTATACCTGCAAAATATAAATTTGAAACCCCAATGGAAATCATTAATTTACTTTGA
- a CDS encoding LacI family DNA-binding transcriptional regulator produces the protein MANISEIAKLSGVSVSTVSRVLNHHKYVSEEKRAAVLKVINDMNYTPNRNAIDLIRGETKTIGIIIPYNNNQAFDQMLHGVLNKSVEKGFSITVLPTQYNKEKEIEYLSMLKNKWLDGIIITSRSNDWKTIVPYANYGQVVSCEYTEHPEVGCAYIDRYASYLEVFQYLKLKGHTTVAFTAARGMQSVSTQQTIAAYKETFGELRPEHYISDCYSMEDGILAGEKLLNLHSRPTAIYANGDEVAGGIYQYARSVHIQVPDDLAIIGQENQPIGIALSLSSVDHQLIKVGEQAFELIINKSKDKVKIPYRIIHRSSI, from the coding sequence ATGGCTAATATTAGCGAGATCGCAAAGTTATCCGGTGTATCTGTATCGACTGTATCTAGGGTACTTAACCATCATAAGTATGTATCTGAAGAAAAAAGGGCAGCGGTTCTAAAAGTAATTAATGATATGAATTATACGCCTAACCGGAATGCCATTGACTTAATTCGGGGGGAAACAAAGACAATAGGGATCATTATTCCTTACAACAATAATCAAGCGTTTGATCAAATGTTGCATGGGGTCCTTAATAAGTCCGTAGAGAAGGGATTTTCAATAACAGTACTTCCTACTCAATACAACAAAGAAAAAGAGATTGAGTATCTCTCTATGCTTAAGAACAAATGGCTTGATGGAATTATCATTACATCGCGTTCAAACGATTGGAAGACGATCGTACCCTATGCGAATTATGGACAAGTAGTTTCATGCGAATATACAGAACATCCTGAGGTTGGATGCGCGTATATAGATCGATACGCCTCTTACCTTGAAGTATTCCAATATCTCAAGCTTAAAGGTCATACGACTGTGGCATTTACTGCCGCCAGAGGAATGCAAAGTGTTAGTACCCAACAAACGATTGCAGCATATAAGGAAACCTTCGGTGAGCTACGTCCCGAACATTATATTTCGGATTGCTATAGTATGGAGGACGGGATACTTGCTGGTGAGAAGCTTCTGAACTTACACTCAAGGCCAACTGCAATTTACGCCAACGGAGATGAAGTTGCTGGCGGGATTTATCAGTATGCAAGGTCCGTACATATTCAAGTTCCAGATGACTTAGCTATTATAGGACAAGAAAATCAACCTATTGGCATAGCATTGAGTCTTTCTTCAGTTGATCATCAATTAATTAAAGTCGGTGAACAAGCTTTTGAGCTGATTATCAACAAATCAAAAGATAAGGTTAAAATCCCTTATCGTATTATTCATCGTTCATCAATCTAA
- a CDS encoding chitosanase yields the protein MFETKRILGSKKLKFSLLVVLSFIISISCSLFSSPLQTKSFAATNPNDNFSPATLQFLQSKTGLDGEQWNNIMKLVNKPEQDDLNWTKYYGYCEKLPDKRGFTIGIFGATTGGANDTGPDGPALFIEYDRVKGATNPSVSGALKRIGVNGSMSGSILVIKDSDSTFIKKINALQNDPAWREAMWKTFYNVYIKYSVEQANKRGFKTALTIGSFVDAALNHGATGDANSLQGLLSKSGSSTDEKTFMTNFYAKRTLIVDTNDYNEPPNGKNRVKQWSTLLSQGETDLKNADAAIVKVTSWEMK from the coding sequence TTGTTCGAGACAAAACGGATTTTAGGTTCTAAGAAATTAAAGTTTTCTTTATTGGTTGTGCTGAGCTTTATAATTAGTATTTCATGTAGCCTTTTTTCCAGTCCACTCCAAACGAAGAGCTTTGCAGCAACGAACCCAAATGATAATTTTTCTCCGGCAACTCTCCAATTTTTACAATCAAAAACAGGGCTTGATGGTGAACAGTGGAACAATATCATGAAGCTGGTTAACAAACCGGAGCAGGATGATCTTAATTGGACCAAGTATTACGGATATTGTGAGAAACTACCTGATAAACGCGGCTTTACCATCGGAATATTTGGGGCAACAACAGGTGGTGCAAATGATACCGGACCGGATGGACCTGCTCTCTTCATAGAATATGACCGTGTAAAAGGAGCAACTAATCCATCGGTAAGTGGCGCACTGAAGCGAATTGGTGTTAATGGCTCCATGAGTGGATCAATCTTAGTCATTAAAGACAGTGATAGTACATTCATTAAGAAAATTAATGCATTGCAAAATGATCCAGCCTGGAGAGAAGCGATGTGGAAAACTTTCTACAATGTCTATATTAAATATAGTGTAGAACAAGCTAATAAACGAGGTTTTAAAACGGCTCTAACCATTGGTTCATTTGTAGATGCGGCCTTGAATCATGGAGCTACGGGAGATGCTAATAGTCTTCAAGGACTTTTATCGAAATCCGGAAGTAGCACGGACGAGAAGACATTTATGACTAATTTCTATGCAAAACGTACTTTAATAGTTGATACAAATGATTATAACGAACCACCGAATGGGAAGAATCGTGTTAAGCAGTGGAGTACATTACTGAGCCAAGGTGAAACTGATCTGAAGAATGCAGATGCAGCAATTGTTAAGGTTACAAGTTGGGAAATGAAATAA
- the mnmH gene encoding tRNA 2-selenouridine(34) synthase MnmH → MFQDITIDELRKLKDRKDLTIVDVRSPSEYKDSTLPYSLNIPVFDDQERAEVGTLYKQTSVQAAKDRGLEIFSAKLPAFITEFAGIPGEKVVFCWRGGMRSRTAATVLSLMDIHAYRLAGGYKAYRKWVLDTLDSFNFNPKPYVIHGNTGTGKTNLLHRLKGQGHPVLDLEGLAGHRGSIFGQIGLKANNQKTFDSLLLEDLIKLEHSPYVLFEAESARIGKVVIPPFMVHKKAVGTQIWIDMPLQSRVQQIIEDYQPELYKEQYITAFQLIKSRIHVPIAAEIERCLHADLFAEAIEMILQYYYDPRYDFSSQQYEEAEKVTFTVNNLDEAEAAVINYLSSQYT, encoded by the coding sequence TTGTTTCAGGATATTACGATTGATGAGTTAAGAAAGCTAAAAGATAGGAAGGACCTGACGATTGTTGATGTGCGGTCTCCTTCTGAATATAAGGACTCAACACTCCCGTACAGTCTGAATATACCTGTATTTGATGATCAAGAACGGGCTGAAGTTGGTACGTTGTATAAGCAGACAAGTGTCCAAGCTGCGAAAGACCGCGGTTTGGAAATTTTCTCAGCGAAACTACCTGCCTTTATTACAGAGTTTGCAGGCATTCCTGGAGAGAAGGTTGTGTTCTGTTGGCGTGGTGGCATGCGAAGCCGAACTGCGGCAACGGTACTCTCATTAATGGATATTCATGCTTATCGATTGGCTGGAGGATATAAAGCCTACCGTAAATGGGTATTAGACACGCTGGATTCCTTCAACTTTAATCCAAAGCCTTATGTGATTCATGGAAATACAGGTACAGGTAAAACAAACCTACTACATCGTTTGAAGGGTCAAGGTCATCCCGTATTAGATTTAGAAGGATTAGCAGGACACCGGGGATCTATCTTCGGACAGATCGGACTTAAAGCGAATAACCAGAAAACCTTTGATAGTCTTCTACTGGAGGATCTTATCAAATTAGAGCATTCTCCTTATGTTTTATTTGAAGCAGAGAGCGCACGGATTGGTAAGGTTGTTATACCACCTTTCATGGTTCACAAGAAAGCAGTGGGCACACAGATTTGGATTGATATGCCACTTCAATCAAGGGTGCAACAAATCATAGAAGACTACCAACCAGAACTATATAAGGAGCAGTATATTACTGCGTTTCAGTTAATCAAATCTCGGATACATGTTCCAATTGCAGCAGAAATTGAGCGGTGTCTGCATGCGGATTTGTTCGCGGAAGCAATTGAAATGATATTGCAGTATTATTACGATCCAAGATACGACTTTTCTTCCCAACAATATGAGGAAGCAGAGAAAGTGACGTTTACGGTAAACAATTTGGACGAAGCCGAAGCGGCCGTAATCAATTATCTGTCCAGTCAGTATACTTAA
- the selD gene encoding selenide, water dikinase SelD, with translation MSQDGTVKLTSLSSKGGCGCKIGPADLMQVLRSLPPAVPNPDLLVGTDTSDDAGVYRLNDELALVQTLDFFTPIVDDPYSFGQIAAANALSDIYAMGGKPLTVLNIVAFPISVLDKSILADILRGAADKVQEAGATLVGGHSIDDKEPKFGLSVTGLIHPDKIRTNAAARAGDKLILTKPIGVGILTTSIKKDQLSPEETTRLINVMSKLNKSAAEIMEPYDVHACTDVTGFGLLGHASEMAKGSGLGLLIHQGAVPLLPRVRELAEAGFIPGGTKNNFAHLEGSILFPEEMDQINRYILCDAVTSGGLLISVAAEQSEQLLAELKEGGVEAAMIGEVTEDHPGQITVIADQV, from the coding sequence ATGTCACAAGATGGAACAGTAAAGCTGACTTCATTATCATCTAAAGGGGGTTGCGGCTGTAAAATTGGTCCTGCTGATCTTATGCAAGTGCTGCGTAGTCTACCACCAGCAGTCCCTAATCCTGATCTATTAGTCGGAACGGATACTAGTGACGATGCGGGAGTGTACCGCTTAAATGATGAACTAGCCCTAGTACAAACTCTAGATTTTTTCACACCGATTGTTGATGACCCGTACTCATTTGGTCAAATTGCTGCTGCTAATGCATTAAGTGATATATATGCAATGGGGGGCAAACCTCTGACGGTGCTTAATATTGTAGCCTTTCCAATTTCAGTTCTCGACAAAAGTATTCTCGCGGATATTCTGCGTGGTGCGGCCGATAAAGTACAGGAAGCAGGCGCTACGCTAGTAGGCGGTCATTCTATTGATGATAAAGAGCCGAAATTTGGCTTATCCGTTACAGGACTAATACATCCGGACAAAATTAGAACAAATGCAGCCGCTCGCGCGGGGGACAAACTGATTTTGACCAAACCGATCGGAGTCGGTATCTTAACTACTTCGATAAAGAAAGACCAGTTATCACCCGAAGAAACAACAAGACTAATAAATGTAATGTCTAAGCTGAATAAATCGGCTGCCGAAATCATGGAACCATATGATGTTCATGCATGTACTGACGTAACCGGCTTTGGATTACTTGGACATGCTTCGGAAATGGCCAAAGGAAGCGGACTTGGACTTCTAATCCATCAAGGTGCAGTACCTTTACTTCCGAGAGTAAGAGAGCTGGCTGAAGCTGGGTTTATACCTGGAGGTACCAAGAACAACTTTGCACATTTAGAAGGAAGCATCCTTTTCCCTGAAGAGATGGATCAAATTAATCGTTACATACTGTGTGATGCCGTAACTTCAGGCGGATTGTTAATCTCTGTTGCCGCAGAGCAAAGTGAGCAACTGCTTGCTGAACTAAAGGAAGGCGGAGTAGAAGCAGCTATGATCGGTGAAGTAACGGAGGATCATCCTGGACAGATCACAGTAATCGCGGACCAAGTATAA
- a CDS encoding DUF2933 domain-containing protein, translating into MNWSWLMALICPLMMILMMFGMRGQRHKGTQENQTSQKE; encoded by the coding sequence ATGAATTGGTCCTGGTTAATGGCGTTAATATGTCCGTTAATGATGATACTCATGATGTTTGGAATGCGAGGTCAACGCCATAAAGGTACTCAAGAAAATCAAACATCGCAAAAGGAGTAG
- the fabV gene encoding enoyl-ACP reductase FabV yields MIIQPKTRGFICTTAHPDGCAKQVESQIQYVQAQKKIDGPANVLVIGASTGYGLASRIAAAFGAGANTIGVFFDKAAEGQRTASAGWYNSAAFEQEAKKKGLKSHSIVGDAFSDSIKEKTIELIKAEYGTIDLVVYSVASPRRTHPVTGETFSSVIKPVAEAYSNKTLNFHSGEVSMTTIEPATEEEVRQTIAVMGGEDWKMWMDQLLEAGVLADGATTVAYSYIGPEITHPIYREGTIGKAKNDLEQTANKLNDLLAPKNGRAFVSVNKALVTQSSSAIPVVPLYISALYKVMKEKGLHENCIQQMYRLFSEHLYGDNPATAEGSSLIRVDDWEMREDVQTEVMRRWNELETDNVLELADLEGYRKDFFQLFGFQTENVDFDADVDPNVDIPNLV; encoded by the coding sequence ATGATAATTCAGCCAAAAACACGCGGCTTTATTTGTACTACTGCCCATCCCGATGGATGCGCTAAGCAAGTAGAAAGTCAAATTCAATATGTACAAGCTCAGAAAAAAATCGATGGACCAGCTAATGTCCTTGTTATCGGGGCTTCTACTGGTTACGGACTAGCATCACGTATTGCAGCCGCTTTTGGTGCAGGCGCAAATACAATTGGTGTTTTCTTTGACAAGGCGGCAGAGGGTCAACGTACTGCATCTGCTGGATGGTACAATTCAGCTGCTTTTGAACAAGAAGCTAAGAAGAAAGGTCTAAAATCCCACAGCATTGTTGGCGATGCTTTCTCTGATAGCATCAAAGAAAAAACGATTGAATTAATCAAAGCTGAGTATGGCACGATCGATCTAGTTGTCTATAGTGTCGCTTCTCCGCGTCGGACTCACCCAGTTACTGGAGAAACTTTCTCTTCTGTCATCAAACCAGTTGCGGAAGCCTATTCGAACAAAACATTGAATTTCCACAGTGGCGAAGTTTCAATGACTACAATCGAACCAGCTACAGAAGAAGAAGTTCGCCAAACGATCGCTGTTATGGGTGGCGAGGATTGGAAAATGTGGATGGATCAACTACTGGAAGCTGGTGTGCTTGCTGATGGTGCCACTACGGTTGCTTATTCTTATATCGGTCCAGAAATCACTCACCCTATTTACCGTGAAGGTACGATCGGTAAAGCGAAGAATGATCTTGAGCAAACAGCGAATAAACTGAACGACCTGCTGGCTCCAAAGAACGGACGAGCTTTTGTCTCGGTGAATAAAGCCTTAGTTACACAATCCAGCTCTGCGATTCCTGTAGTACCGTTATATATCTCTGCACTCTACAAAGTAATGAAAGAAAAAGGATTACATGAGAACTGTATCCAACAGATGTATCGTCTATTCTCCGAACATCTATATGGAGATAACCCGGCAACAGCTGAAGGTAGCAGCCTAATCCGTGTTGACGACTGGGAAATGCGTGAAGACGTTCAGACTGAAGTCATGAGACGTTGGAATGAACTTGAAACTGATAATGTACTTGAACTCGCTGATCTTGAAGGCTACCGTAAGGACTTCTTCCAACTCTTCGGCTTCCAGACGGAAAATGTAGATTTTGATGCGGATGTAGATCCTAACGTAGATATTCCAAACCTTGTTTAA
- the catA gene encoding type A chloramphenicol O-acetyltransferase, translating to MKFNPIVIDNWSRKPYFEHYLNNIRCTFSMTVNIDISRLLKELKSQRIKLYPALIHMITTVVNRHDEFRTCFNADGTLGYWDSLSPSYTIFHDDDKTFSSIWTLYDEDFNDFYCRYLEDMKKYRSVKQFAPKINEPPNTVPISSIPWVSFTDFNLNIYNEGTYLLPIFTMGKYFQHEEKILLPLSAQFHHAVCDGYHAGMLYNELQLRADACTEWLQNYTT from the coding sequence ATGAAATTCAACCCGATTGTCATTGATAACTGGAGTAGAAAACCCTATTTTGAGCATTATTTAAACAATATCAGATGCACCTTTAGCATGACAGTAAATATTGACATTTCCCGGCTACTGAAAGAACTTAAGAGTCAGAGGATAAAACTATATCCAGCTCTAATTCACATGATAACTACGGTGGTAAACCGCCACGATGAATTTCGCACATGTTTTAATGCTGATGGAACATTAGGTTATTGGGATAGTTTGTCTCCTAGTTATACAATTTTCCATGATGATGATAAGACATTTTCAAGCATATGGACTTTGTACGATGAAGATTTTAATGACTTCTACTGTCGTTATCTTGAGGATATGAAAAAGTACAGAAGTGTTAAACAATTTGCCCCTAAAATAAACGAACCACCTAACACTGTCCCCATTTCTAGCATTCCTTGGGTGAGCTTCACTGACTTTAATCTGAACATCTATAATGAGGGAACCTATTTGCTACCAATCTTTACAATGGGGAAATATTTTCAGCATGAGGAAAAAATACTGTTGCCATTATCAGCACAATTCCACCATGCCGTTTGCGACGGTTACCATGCCGGGATGCTGTATAATGAGCTACAATTACGTGCAGATGCTTGTACGGAATGGTTGCAAAACTATACCACATAG
- a CDS encoding DUF6254 family protein yields the protein MAHQKRRKEAAWKSRKQQQHPHDKIKSLKELSSE from the coding sequence ATGGCTCACCAGAAGAGAAGGAAAGAAGCTGCCTGGAAGTCTCGAAAGCAACAACAGCATCCCCATGATAAAATCAAATCGCTCAAGGAATTGTCCAGCGAATAA